Within Anopheles nili chromosome 3, idAnoNiliSN_F5_01, whole genome shotgun sequence, the genomic segment GAGAACTTGTACACCGACGGTGAGGCGAAGTTCTTCAGCCCGGGTGTGGTGAGCGGCTTCAGCAGGTTCTTCTTCGGCTTGCTGTCCACTTGGATGGCGTGTACCTTCGCCTTCTGCAGCGTGACTGGGTGCGACACATGGTTTGCGTACTGTGCAAACGGTCTGAAGCTGTCCTTGGTGTAGTACGGGCCGAGGTCACTTTCGGAGAGCTGTGAGAAGTCGACATCCGGTGAGATCGGCTTCAGCTTAGATAGGTCAGGTGCTTTAACTTCCTCAATACGGATGCTTGGCTTGAACGGATCCTTGTCGGTATCAACTGATTCAGAGAAGAATTCTGCGGACTGTTCGTACTGCTTGTGGCCACCATATTCCGTCTCCACCGTGACGTGATGCGGCTTCAGTTCGTCATACGAATAGTGCTTGAAGATCGTCTTCGGCGGCTCGTAGTGCTTGTACGCAACCAATGGCTTCTCGAGATTGACGTGTGGCTTCAGCTCCAGGATCGATGGGATCGGTCGTTTTTTCTCGCTGATCTCCGCAATGTCCTTCTCGCGTTGAGGAAGGTCTGAGCTGAGGATCAGATGATCCTGGCCCTTGCTGAAGTGGTTGATCTTTGATTGCGAGTGGTGCTCGTCGTAGTAGTGGTGCTGTAATTCGTGATGATCGTGGTCCCGCACTGGATGTGCATTTGGACCGTGTGTTTTCACGACAGCGTTGAAGCCCGTCTTCGAATCGGCCGTGTAGTCCACCTCGCGGATTGATCCATCCGGCTCGACGACGCTGTAGTGACCCTTGACGATGCCATCGTCGCGCGTTTCCCACTGCGATTTGACGTCCCCGCTGTGCAGATCCTTGACGCCATAGCTGAAGGAGTAGGCCGGATGAGCCTGAAATTGAAgagaagagacaaaaaaaagcatgattCCTTGGTGTATGGAAATTATCTTTCAATCAACCCCGTTTGAAAGCTATAGGAGCAGAACGGTCGTCCTGAGTATGATGCCAGTGTTCGCTCGACGTGCTGATCGAGAGACCTATGCGCGAGCGTGAAAAGATCTCGCACGATCGAAGCCAGGATGGTGGTGGCATAAATGCGCATAATTTATCACGTGCAAAACACGCCGGAATGCATTTAAATGAGATACGCGTGAAATTCGCGACCACCAGCATCACCGAGGTGGTCTAATTTAATTCTCCACCGCTTGACcgcccatttttttctcactccccAGGCGATGGGTGCAGCACCCCTTCACAATCGCAGCGGCATGCGCTACAAAGTTGCGCCCGCGAGTCGTCGGTGAGAagtttatgataattttttaattagaaaaatatgttaaatCTAATGTATAATAAAAGGTTTATTTGATACGCACGATTGCATGACCGGTAGGGCTTCGAAAAGGCACGTTGTGGTACGGGAGAAGGCACGGAGATACAGAGGGGCTCGTGCCACTTGCGTTACATTTTCTGCGGGAAAAACGTGGGCTGAAATCGCGTGCTTTACATGACATTTCCTTGCGATCGTTGTGTCTAATAAGCTAATCTAGCcgtgttgatttatttttgaatctGTTTCGCTCTGTTTAAAATACGAGTGCGTTTGAAACTGATACTGAATAGGATATAACTCTATGATGAGGCGAGATACATAGCTTTTGGTgaggaacgaaaggaaaactgagtttaattttaatcttATTGAGCCAATTGATGATAataatataattaaattatcagCTCGATATACTCCTTTTGATTTCAACGCCAAGAGGCGTGGCATGATAATTTGAAATGCTCTTACGAAATGAGTAACGTTATTCAACAGTTTATTATTCATAAGCTGCATGAATTTTGTGAGAAAAATTAACGAATTCAATTATGGATAATTTCTCacaaaaaagagtaaaataaaaaaaggtaaaggaaaaaaaagataaaataaagatTCCTATACTTAGAACATGAAATAAGCAAACTGCATAGATCACGAAACAGACTGTTGGCATCACAAAGATCATCCTTGCAGTGTTTGAAAATTCAGGAGAAACTTAAAGAAATATTAACCAACCCAGAAATCCATTTTTCATATGTGTCTGCTAGAGTTATAGGGTTTTTGACGTTGCCCTGCCCTCGATTTACTGCTGCATTGGCCGTGAAAACTCCGTGATCGCGGGTTCGCAGTGAAATATTTCGTGCAGCCAGCGTGCAATTCCACCGTGACGGGCGGAATTCACCCAATACTGAAGCCAACCTCCCATCGTAGCATTATAAATCGGTTCTATTTGCGAATAATTTACCACCCGGTTGGACTGGCTCTTTCTACAGATGTCCTCGCGTCGGCCACGTTTTGACAGCCAGTCGTGAGCCTTCTCCttcgattgatttatttcacaGCTGTGTTGGCtctaatgtttgtttatggCGTGCCGCGGCATGTTAATGCGTCTGCTGCCCAAGAATTGCCCGAAAGTAGCCGAGTACGCCATGCAAATGTGGTCCGCGCGATGTTGAGCTagttttttgtgcaaattagTCTATTTTAAGAACGTCCGATCGGGGCGCCATCTCGATTCAAGGAGGCTTTTGGGGGGTACGATAATTCCGCCAGCTTTCGATGGGTTGCACAAGCGAGTGCGAAGGAGAGCTCAAAAGAGACAAAGAATGAGTGTGAGAGGGAGATAGTCCATTAGTGCACTATACGCTAGTCCGGAAAGAGCGCCGAAGCCAGGGTGCTGGGGGTGAGATTTGCATCTTAGGGTGCGTACAACCCCGGTGCAACCGAGGGCATCCGAGGGTGACTTATTTTTCAGCTGTTTCCACGCCGAGTTCCAGATGCATGCCATTACGATAGGCCAGGATTAATTAGGAACGGCAATTGTGCAATCGAAACGTGAACGACAGTAAAACGCTTCGGAGAAGTGATCGGGCGGCTGCCGTATGGTGAATTTTCGGTTCCAATCATGCGTTATGATTTGGTGCATTTGCGTGTTGCGTAAGCTGATCGAGTGCTTTCGGCGATTGCGGCCAGCATGGAGGTGTGTCGGTGTTGATGGGCGATCATTATTGCTTAATGTAGATAAgcttgttttccatttccatctgcTTCACGTTCGCTGCTTTCGATAAACGAGATCGTTGGGGAGGCTCAGAACGGATTTCGGatatttttgccattttacATACACGCACTCGAGATTCGCTAAGTACGCACCAAGTTGATCGCAGTTTTATGGCACACTTGACCTCGTTGGTGACATTTTTGCTGGCGCGTTTCGTCATAAAGTAACCGAATTTATGGGTCCGATCTCGTAGAAAACTTGCCGAGGCTAATGAGATCGCACATGAGATCGGTGCTAATTATTCCACCGCTGATTCAACAAATGTTTGGTCTCAACGAAGGTGTGATTTACGCTAATATTCGCTCAACAGGGCAAGGTCGAAAGCAATTGGTAACAGAGCGAGTGGTACTTACGTATTCGGGCGCGTAGGCGTGCAGCGAGTCCTTATAGGAGGATACCAATCCGAAGCCAGTCGTGGCGATGATCGCCATTAGAAAATGCTGGAGATGACAGAGATGCAAGATATAGTGGAAGGTTTATTACGGCAAATGGTGTCAATAGCTTAAATAGGTTTAATGAGAGTAGATTTCTCTTCAATCGATAAAGGTTGCGTTCGCACGTGATTTGAACACTTAGAAACACATTGACGTCCATAGCGATTGTTGATGGTGATTTTAAAGTGATTGACTTAATGCAACTGTGGATAGCGTTCTACATACAGTATAGATAACAATACCAGAATAAACGTGTTAAGGCTTTTTATTCTATCCAGAAACAGAAAATAGCGTgtaatattattttgtttgttttatgaatGATCCATTATCTAGAAAAAGAATCTTAACAAATTAAGATTCTTATGAATATtggtttataaaaaaaaaataacccttGAAGTTGATAGCAAAAGTCATTAAAATATCATTTAAGCGTAGAGTTTAAGTGTAGATAACTTTGCTTCAATCAATCAGAATACAGACGAGCTTTTGACAATTACCATCCAACGCTCGATCTCACCGGCGTTTTCGCGGCCACTTACAGTCCCGCTGTTGGCTTGAAAGAAATTTCATTGATGATTTATTAGCCCCCCGGGCCGTTTCCCAGCCAATTAAAAACTAAATTTGCTTGCACCACGCGGCCCTTTGCCAGGGTGGGGTCGCAAAACGCACCCTATTGCTGTCTTTGGGGCGTTATTAATTTGACCCAGCCCGAGGTGGCACGCTGCCATCGTAAAAGGTTGTTAATAAATCTTCAATTCGGCAGCGTTGACGTTCTCGAACGAAGAACGGGCCACTGCAGCGCCGAAGTGGCCCTTGGCGACAAAAGGAGGCCCTGCAACAATCAAACCAACCGGTGACAGTTTGATAAACTGTGTATCTATgttacgtgtgcgtgtgtttggaaCGCAACGGCCTGCAGGAAAAGTGCAACAACGCTCGTCCCCGGTGGCGGAATCGATTTCAAATTTGGCCCGGTACGGTTGGGCCTGGTTATGGCTAAACATGGTCGGTCCCGTACCGTGGTTGCGCTCGGACAATTTGGAAGGCCGAAGATGGAATTCGGTCTTTGGGTGCGTTGGAGAATGGCGCTGGAGAGCGTGCCAgtcggtttgatttttttccaacgCCCGATATTGAGACCTTGCGGCGTCGCGGTTAAATAGCTCAAAAGCAAGTGTGAACGTCGCCGAAGGGTAGCTGATGTAGTGATGTGGCCAAATGTAATCAGAAAATCAGGCTTTAGAGTGTGAAACGGTCGTACAGACGTTTGACGCTGTTTTGGTGGACAAAACTGTTGGTTGCAATCGTGATAAACTGTTTCGAATGTATTTTATGATCAAGTATGACATTTCATTAACCTTATTTGCATTATCACACATTTCATTTACAAAAAGATGGCAGAAGgaataattcaatcaaatcaatttgatAAGAATTAAGTTACatattataatttaaaaaaaaaatcttgaaCATAATATATTGGTGAACCGTACCTGCTACTGCTTGTAATTTAAAATAGTTTAATAGATTGAAATAGTAAATTGATCTTTGATTATTGTTTTACCCTCTTTTCGAGtaacaaataaatttaaaggaaattttaaataattttgaaagTTAGAGGAGCTACAAATTGAATCATAAACCTATGATTTAATTGGATACGTTCAATAGATGGCCGATGTGCGAAATATAATCAAATGGAAGCCGTTGTAAAATCTATGTGAAATTCTCCCAAAAACCCAGCTAGAAAGGCTCCTCTGAAAATGGTTATTTAATTGATTGGCGTGAATTTATGGCCAAAGCTTTCCCTCAGATCCTGCTCGCGAAATGCTTCTCTCACGTCGGCGTAAATTGGGTTGCGTAAGATTGTGTCTCAATTATGCAACAGCTCCATCGCGTTCCGTCATTGTGCTGGCAGATGGACAGGAAGCGTTTCCGGCACGCCCGCAGGTGACAATCGGGCCCGGATGGGTTTGGGCCGTCCACGCCGATAAGCCATCTCGCCTTGCGTGcggttttgcaaacaatcACCCGGCTTCAGGCAAACTTAACCGGTTGAGCAGAAGGCGTCTAATTCCCGGTCCAGCCCGCCCGGATGCCTGTTTTATGGCACCGCTTTCCAATCCGTTCGTTGCATACGCAAAACGTCCGTCAAGGAAACGAGTTTGCCTCCCGCCCTTCGAACGCAACGCACGCCGTTAGTTTTGGGCGCTCCGGTTTAGCCAGTCGGTCGGGCCAACCCACCATCGGGTGCATATGCAATTGTTGAATAATTCccaatcgaaagtgaaacttCCGTGCCGCCGGGaggaaccgaaaccggcagCCGGCGCTtgggaaaacataaaacgaaacggaacggaaccggcGCCGTCCATTGCAATGCTGCATCTGCGATCGTCGGTGCATTCAAATGCACCACAGCAACATTGTACGGGTGGTTTGTTGGGAGAAATGCAAACGACTTTATACACGACACGACGACGACCGATGCAGCGAAAGGCACTTTAAGCAACATGTGGTCTGGCTTGGCAGGCGTAAAGCGCGACAAGGCGTGGATCGTTTTGCGGTAGGTCAGTTCCGGCTGAGACGATCGTTTTCCGGCCGTGGGACAGAAAGCCTTCGCTCGTGGAGACAGCAAACGGAAAAGATAAATGAGCTGTTTGTGTAGGGAATGGGTGAATTAATTGCAACCGGGAAGGCATCGTCGAAGACGATTATCGATCAGTTggaagcgtttggttttgcgGAAAGGAAAGATCGCGAAGGATAGGAagtattttattgttatttaaacTGACTTGAAGCGATTGTGGATTGgggcttttaattaaaaaagtcaATACAATCAAAATATATTGGCGTGGCTTCACACCTTTCAAATGTTGCTTTAATAAAGTTCAtgttgatgtgtttttgatattttgcattaaatttaaatttatatttaaactaTTGGCATTAAGTTCATTTGAACTTGCCAGTTGATAGTACGTGGTATTTTCATACTTTCATAATCAATATAAAACCCTATATCACTTTTTCCCATGTCTATCTTTGTACAAAATTAGCATCCTCACGTACTTTTTTATCGAATGGATATTCCTCGATGTTTAACGATGCCACTAAACCCACCGAAGCGTGTCATGTCGGACATGACTAGGGTCCGAACAACCGGTTGACAGCATTTACGGATTTCGATTAGCATCTCAAACATCTGCATTTGCGCTCGTTCTTCGGACGGTCGCGATCCCACTGGAACCGGATCTGTAACGGAACATGTTTCGACATCCCATCAAACCTTCAATCCTGCCTGAATGCATCCTAACCCCTTCGAGAGTTGGTGCAATCCAGTACTGCACCCGGAAATGGACTCCCAATGGTGGGGatgggttgtgttttgtttgcacaagTCAGGTTTTCCATAGCATTTCCATTGGCCACGGATTGTGTAACTTGCAATCGCGGCGCATCGATGGATCCAATCTCGCAGATCACGGAAGCGTTTGTCCACGGTGCGAACAGACAAACAATGCGAACTGTGGGCAATTTGTGGACCACCGTTTGTTTCGAAGAATGGTACGATAACGGAGTGGATGACATAAGTTTGGAGTGCATTTCGAGAAAATGATTCGCCGCATTCTTCTACCGTGGCTCGCGGAAATCGAAAGTGCAATGGCCGTCGACATCATCAAACGTTCTTGGAGCTCGCCGCAGCTGGATCCGGATGCCAGTATGGTAATCAATCGTAATGCGACGAAGCATTCAATTTCGCTCCATTAGGGTgatgattaaattttatgtaTTTCTAATCAACACTAATAGGCACCCTGAAACGTATGGTTGGCGCAATTCAACGACCTGCACGCACGAGAACAGCGTACCGCCTCGAACGGCTGCTGGgggcttgtttctttttcctgcaatcgaaaccgaatcgAATTGCCCGTGTGGAACCCGATCGAGCCACCGATTGAACCACTGTCAATCGGAATAATCGCCATGATTAGGTGTACGATTGAGTGATAAATGCACGCAATTGCATACAACGGCATAACCTCTGGGTTCGTTCGCAAGGAAAAAGGCGAGCTTTTGTGTGGCGAGCGGAAAAGCTTGTGAagcgtggtttttgtttgtttcaacgATTATACACTCCGAAGCGTTGCGGGCTACTTTAAAAAGGACAACCGGGTGACCTGGGTTGAATCGAATGCTGCAAAACCACGCTCGAGAAACGTACGAGAGGGCGGCAACTCAGGTGGCAGTTCTTTAGCATGGAAAGATAGCGATTTCTCAAACGCTTGCAACCGCGGTTATCAACATTCTGGGGCGCTCGGGGCGTGGAAATAATTACAGCTTCCACACCGGGGTAGCTCCGTTTTGCCATGAGGTGTTCGATATATCGCACCAGCCTCTCGCCGCGTTCACGCTGGCGTGCTTCCCCGGGGCCGAACGAAAGTGGTTTATTGCTCCTCATATCCGACAGGTGAGcgcgcgtgcgtttgtgtgtgagcgtcGAGTAGTTCTGCTTGCTCGAGCAAATTCTAAACCAcccagcaagaaaaaaaccccatcggcaatggcgacgacgacgacgacgaccacagGCGAATGTGGCCGCGTTTGACGAATGCaagattaaaatcacatttagcATGAAACGAGGTGCAAAAATTGCAGCCCTTCCACCTGAACAGTGGGCCCACTGTGTGGACACACACGCTCTGGCGGCACCTGCGGCGCAGTCGTTGCAGCAACCACCAGCACAAATGGCAGCTGGCAGCAGGCAAATGTGTTAGATTTGGTTCGGGGCAACGGTGGGTGAATCAAACGTCTGCAAACGCACATATCGCACATGGTGCACATTAAATCCGTGGGCTACAGAGCGGATTGGGTTGATGCACCAACTGGCTCGTCTTACTCACCTTGAACAGCAACATGCTTTTGTCAAAACCGAACTGTACGCAACGTAGGaagtgtttgttgttgctttagTTGATTCGTCACACTGCACTTAGTCTCTCCTTTTGACGCATGCGCGTGCACAAAGCTAGTTGGGGTCGGGTTTAAGAACAATGGAAAACCACCTGCTACACTCTGgcccactcacacactcaaacGGATAGATGAATTAGCGTTTCAGCACGGTGTCACTCGATGCACATCGAATGTCCTTTAGCACGCGCACACTGTTTAATGTTGAGTGCTGGTTTTTCACACTACCGGCCGTCCGCACCGTTTGAAGGTCTTTCCACCAGTCAAGCGGTGTGCATCTTCTTTGCGCGTTTATATACGCGATCGGGCGCGTTGGTGGATTGGCGAACCACGTTTGAATCGCGCCGTCGATCGGTCGCCCCAAGCTGGCTCCGTTTGCTGGAGCGAAGATCAAGAGCGGAGTTTTCACCGAACGGCCCGGTAAAAGCCTTTCTCCCGGTGCGATGGACGAACGCGCTTCGGTTCGAATCATGCTGTCTAAGGGGCGGCCCCAGTGGGCAACCCGTTAGTGACATCACGCCTGAGCACGTTTGACGGCGACGGGCAATCGGTTCGAAGGAAACAGATTCGAAACCATTacgtgcgagcgagagggaGGGGGATGCAAAAGGATCGAATAGGCACGAAATGTAGTTAGCGAGGTAAACTTCCTTTAATTCGATATGCCATGCAAAAGGTCCTGTTTGGTTGAACTTCTCACCCACACCTCGAACTCTTTAATCAACGTCCTCAAAGGCCTCGAAAGGAGCTGTCGTCGTTGCCTTGATCTTGCTCCAACGCCCGAGTGAAATACacggatggaaatggaaagtggAAAACCGGTTCGCCCGTTCGGGTTcgccatttttcccacccgaccCGACGGGCACTTTCCCAGAACTGGCTGGGGCTCGGTGCCGTTTCCGTCAGCGCCGATTAAAGCCGCTATATCGATCAGCGGGATGAATTTCCCTTTCTGTGGCGGGTGCAACATTTTACCGCGTACCGCGAGAGCTAAATCGACCCCGCACGCTCATTACTTTTGTGTACCAGTTGGCAGTTTTAAACGATCGCTTGAAATATCGGTTGTTTGGTTCGCTTTAATGATGATTGTGTGGACATTAGCAAATGCAGGGCAGCACGGTAAAAAACGTACCATGATGAAAGTCCAATGGAGCAGTTAATTGCTTACTACGCAGCAGAAAAATGTCGTCTTTGTGCGAACATGTCAGATATCTCGGTAGAGCATTTTGCGttgcgttttaatttgttttccttaatTAGGTTACAGCAGGAATCAAGGATGCGATTGTTTTCGACTCTAGTTGAAAATGCTataaaaacacactcaaaTTATAGTAAACTATGTAACTTGCTCGAGTGCTACCCAAATCAtgacaaaagacttcaacgacCACGGCAGCGACGAACCCGCCCACTGATATCGTTTGTCGGAAAAatggatttttcttccaatgTTATCGTAGCAGAGCTTAGGTCTGGGCCAAATTCCCTTCATTCCTTGCAGGTCATACaagcgaaaagggaaaacagtCAATCAAGAGCCGGTTCACCCCGTGAGCGCGTAACTAGCAGTGATGCTGGGACgcgagggaaatggaaaacttctCCGCAACAAACCGGCTCGAGTAGGGCCCGCAGGGATGGAACCAGTTTTCCGCCATGGCACCAGCTTTCAAAGGTTCAATGATTTAAAGGGCAGTGATGTGAGTGTAATGCTGGTCAGCGGCAAAGTCGATCGTTGTCTTTCCTTCTACAACAAGAGAGGATTGAAGCTGGACGAGCAGGTTCAATTGCTTAATCAGCTGGGTGATTTTATGATAAGCGTGGCTGCAAGTCGTTTGTGACTACGTGTTTTTCAGTGAATGAGTGAATAAATCTCACCAAAATAACCATCGAGTAACGTTGATTTACGTTTCAAAGATGAtacaggcgccaaaaccttGACCGGTTGCGCATGAACGACTCGTGCCAAATTAGCTTTTAGGTAATGTAAATTTACTCTAGCCTGAACAGTATTGTTTTAGCTAGAATGAGATTGATTTATGCACCTCGATCTCTAACCGATCGATTGCATTGTTCTCGCATAGATACAGTGATCGAGTGTAGGAGAGAAAACTGTTATATTTTCGTACAGATTTACACcatgcatacattcaggcgttATATGAAGCGTTTGGATAATCGAGCACCATTCGAGCAGAAATATTGTACAAAAAGCGATTGGAGCGAAATATaggtgggaaataaataaagatcGAGGGTTACATCGCTCTTCACAGATGCTGATTGATGTTGCTATAGCTGTAGCCTTCCGCTTCGTCATAGCCTCCTCCAGAAATGCCATGTTCCGTCTTGTACACCTGAGGGTGACTGGCGTGGCCGATCTTCTTCACGACAGCGTTGAATCCGTGGTGCTTGTCAGCGGTGTACTCGACCACACGTTTTGTGCCGTCGGCGTCATACAACGTGTAACCTCCTTTGACGACGTCACCGTCGCGGATTTCCCACTGGCTCTTGTGATCGCCGGTGTGCGCATCCTGTACACCGTAATTGTATTTGTACTTGGGGTATGCGTAGTGATCGCTGTAATCGTAGCCGTTCTCCGGGTACGCCTGTGCCGACTGGTAGCCAATAATACCGGCCTCACTGTAACCAGAACCGATGCCTGATGGATGGTAGGACTCGATCGAGTTACCACCTGTTCCGACGCCATTGTCGAAGTATTGCGAGGAATGTTTGGTGACGATGTTATATCCATTGCCCGTAATATACGCATTTCCTACTGCCACCATCATTAGCATCACTGAAGCCACCTACAAATGATGAGAGTAGTCCGTTAGCTTATGAATGAATTATCACAGATACACTGTTCGAAGGATCTCGTTTCCGTTACCTTAAATGTATTCATTTTGTCTATAATGTTTGTCGAGAATTTGCTCACTGTGATCTACTCAGAATAGCTGAAACCTAGCTACGCTTGAACGCTGTTCAACTGATACTGTGTTCTTCAAAGCTCTAGCCTTAGCTATATATACTGTTCTTGAACAGGTGCAAACAGATACCTCCCCATCGAGGTGTCCAACACCGGGGAACCCTAGATAAACACACAACTTGCGTACAGCACGtgtgttgcgttttgcgtgagaatcatttgtttttgtgttttcctcaCCGAATTTACTTACATTGCACGTTAGGTCCCTCCTTCGAGATCGGGTCCGGAAAATTGGCAATTCTTCGCAGCCCCACCGTTCATCCCATACGCCGATCACTTGCTGTGAACGTTTGCGTACATGTGCATTGTGTCTGTGGACGTCGATGCCGACATGCGAGCTCTACTGAGAAATGACGCGCGAACCCCTCTTCGAGGTGCGTGGTCTAAGGGTTTGCTGGGGCTGGTACGTCAGACAGCAGACAATCGGTATCTTCCACCCTACGGCCAGACGCCGAAGGTGTACACAATTATTGTTCTCTCGGCGTCGAAATGCCAAAATTGGAGCAGTTTCTGTAGGGCACATGGCTCCGACAGGCCGACGAACGTTGAGCAAGCACTGGGTTGGAATATCTCTCTTCGCGGTCCGTCTTTTAGGTGGGTGCTACCATAACTCTACTCTGTGAGATACCGCTTACTAAAGCTGTTTGATTTGCATGAAAAAGGGAGTGCAAGAGTAGtgttatggttttttttaaggcGATGGATTAATCATCCACGGTTTTCTCGGTTGGTTTGCAAATTGGTGTGGAAATTGAACTATTTGAAGCTGTTCCTCGTTAAACGTAGTAGCAGGTGGATGCAGAAATATTCAGACAGGTTTCATTGTGCAGTTTTTGGATTCCCAAAAAGCTCATTTATGTAAAAAGCAGGATCaaccattaaaataattatgtttTCTACAAATTATTCCTGCAGAAACTAAGCAAACTAACCTTCAATTTGATCAGCCGATAAATGATTTCGTTGATATAAATCCGTATTGATTGATGGCATAAATCCGCCCCTCTGCTATAATGCCTATGATGAATCGTTCGATCTAAGCCGAACCCCATTTGAAACAAGTGAAACATCCGAGCGGTATCGAGCGACTAAGCCTCGAATcggtttccctttttattCCGGCGTAACAAGCCACTCCCTTTTGCTATCGCGATGCATCTTCACCCTCATCGAGCATTGTTATCGATCATTTAAGACGAATGATCGTTGATGGGGATGGAGC encodes:
- the LOC128727048 gene encoding uncharacterized protein LOC128727048; translation: HLQHFLMAIIATTGFGLVSSYKDSLHAYAPEYAHPAYSFSYGVKDLHSGDVKSQWETRDDGIVKGHYSVVEPDGSIREVDYTADSKTGFNAVVKTHGPNAHPVRDHDHHELQHHYYDEHHSQSKINHFSKGQDHLILSSDLPQREKDIAEISEKKRPIPSILELKPHVNLEKPLVAYKHYEPPKTIFKHYSYDELKPHHVTVETEYGGHKQYEQSAEFFSESVDTDKDPFKPSIRIEEVKAPDLSKLKPISPDVDFSQLSESDLGPYYTKDSFRPFAQYANHVSHPVTLQKAKVHAIQVDSKPKKNLLKPLTTPGLKNFASPSVYKFSARGPARPDYSSYFKAKASRQARTGPVLFHPDEQKRASQRMVQSMLSRQPTARHLPVYARNYA
- the LOC128727049 gene encoding cuticle protein 7-like: MNGGAVASVMLMMVAVGNAYITGNGYNIVTKHSSQYFDNGVGTGGNSIESYHPSGIGSGYSEAGIIGYQSAQAYPENGYDYSDHYAYPKYKYNYGVQDAHTGDHKSQWEIRDGDVVKGGYTLYDADGTKRVVEYTADKHHGFNAVVKKIGHASHPQVYKTEHGISGGGYDEAEGYSYSNINQHL